A window of Methanoregula sp. genomic DNA:
CCATTCGTCATTAATATAGAGCGATGGATTTGAAAGAGTGAGTATAACAAAAAGCGCGAATAAAAAAATAATGAATGAAACATGATATTTCTCTAAAAAATTAGAAAAATGATCAGATAAAACACTACCCCTTTCAGAAGAAAAAGTAGATAAATGTTCTCGGGTTTTTTCCTTTGATTCTTCCTTTTTTTTATGCTCACGGGCTGTTGTCTTCATGAGTATGAGAGTTTACTTACTATCAAAAAAATTAAAAATCAATTGATTTAAGGAGTTATCATCATTTCGTATGGGTCAGATAGGTAATTAATTTTTTTGTTCCAGATGTGTACCAATCATTATGAGGTCGATCGATTAAGTTGTTAAAACCTTACATGCCTTGGACTTTCCGGTTCCTTCCAGCACGTAGAAAAAGACATCAACCGGTGTCATGTGCTTTTTTAATGCTTCCCCGGACTGCAGGATGATCACGACCGCGATCGCATTGTCGGTATCGTAAATCTTCCGTGAATCCACATGGTGGGGGTTTGGCCCTGACGGGACCTTTGCAACTTCAGTAATCTTCAGGGTTATTTCTCCGTTTCAAGAGGAATATACGGAATCAGGGAGAGTAATTCCGATTTCAGCGATTCGATTCCAATGCGTTCTATAAACCGGGCTGTACGTTCATGGGGGTGGGCATGGTGCCGGTAATATTCTGACAGGCGCTGTGCACAATCCACCGCCTCGTAAGCGGTGAGATCCCTGGCAATGAGATCCCCAAACCGTGGACGGGTACCCGCATTGCCCCCGAAGTAGACCGTCCACCCGTTCGGGGTTGCGATGATCCCGATGTCCCGGGTATGGCTTTCGCTGCAACAGCGGGGGCAACCGGAGACCCCGATCTTGATCTTTGCCGGGAATGCCTGATCTTTGAACTTTTCATAGATGATGCGGGCAAGCCCAATCGAGTCCTGTTTGCCATACCTGCACATATCAGTGCCAAGACAAGCCTGGACAAATTTCACACAGGGTAGTGTTTCGGGTTTTGCCAGCGGGCCTAGTTCCGCAATGATACGAGGTACGTCTTCTGGTTCAATGCCGGCAAATAAGATCCGCTGTCCCGATGTAATCTTCAGTACCGGCACATGGTACTTCTTTCCGACTCGTGCAATGGTTTCGAGTTGTTCGGGTGTCACTATGCCGGCAAGTATCCGTGTCGTGATCGCCCGGGTCTTTCCATCCCGCTGGAGAGCGGCTCCTTCCGGAGTATCTGTCATCTTGTCTGTCTCCTTTTTTTATGTTTAGTTGTCCTGGTTCATTCAGTGTGCCGTCACGGTGCTATACTGCCATCTATCGTGATC
This region includes:
- a CDS encoding NAD(P)/FAD-dependent oxidoreductase is translated as MTDTPEGAALQRDGKTRAITTRILAGIVTPEQLETIARVGKKYHVPVLKITSGQRILFAGIEPEDVPRIIAELGPLAKPETLPCVKFVQACLGTDMCRYGKQDSIGLARIIYEKFKDQAFPAKIKIGVSGCPRCCSESHTRDIGIIATPNGWTVYFGGNAGTRPRFGDLIARDLTAYEAVDCAQRLSEYYRHHAHPHERTARFIERIGIESLKSELLSLIPYIPLETEK